Proteins encoded by one window of Blautia luti:
- a CDS encoding glutathione ABC transporter substrate-binding protein produces MKMYKKVLAAVLAGAMTVSMSATAFAADDDGYILKATNEDAKSSDNDLVIAIEGSVSSMDPANIPDTSAISATRGVYETLVSFDENQTLVGKLAESWEVSDDSLTYTFKLRQGVKFQDGTDFNAAAVKANYDRVVDKDNNLRQRRTFIVSNADGSETPRVDSIETPDDYTLVIKLTQAWAPFINRLTQFCIISPAALEEYGNDIMNHPCGTGPYVCTEWEEGDHTSFERNEDYWGEKPGVDTVTIKEVPEAGARTAMLQTGEADFIYPTPSDQIEAIKGTDDVNILTTDSNIMRYVTLNMDLEQLSDVKVRQAMNYAIDKDAYIQLMYSGYGKPATSVVPSIIGGYEEQEAYTYDVDKAKELMKEAGYEDGFKLTLWGDNTTQEIKGMTFIQQQLAQIGIEVDVQPMEPATVSDKIYVDKEEAEINMWYVNWSASDFTMDGSLRSLLYSTMCPPTSANTAYFNDADFDKDMDEGLATANEEEQAKYYGDAQKIAWEACPWLFLGNDQIIYSTKSYLSGVYVSPDGAFNFENATLAQ; encoded by the coding sequence AAAGCCACAAATGAAGATGCCAAATCATCCGACAATGATCTGGTAATCGCCATCGAAGGAAGCGTAAGCTCCATGGACCCGGCAAACATTCCGGATACAAGTGCTATCTCTGCTACACGTGGTGTATATGAGACACTGGTTTCTTTTGATGAGAACCAGACACTGGTTGGCAAACTTGCTGAATCATGGGAAGTTTCTGATGACTCCCTTACATACACTTTCAAACTTCGTCAGGGTGTTAAGTTCCAGGACGGAACAGACTTCAATGCAGCAGCAGTTAAAGCAAACTACGATCGTGTAGTTGACAAAGACAATAACCTTCGTCAGAGAAGAACATTTATTGTATCCAATGCAGATGGATCTGAAACTCCTCGTGTAGACAGCATTGAGACTCCTGATGATTACACACTGGTGATCAAACTGACACAGGCATGGGCACCATTTATCAACCGTCTGACACAGTTCTGTATCATCAGCCCTGCAGCTCTTGAAGAGTATGGCAATGACATCATGAACCATCCATGCGGAACTGGCCCATATGTATGTACAGAATGGGAAGAAGGCGACCATACAAGCTTCGAACGCAACGAAGATTACTGGGGAGAGAAACCGGGCGTTGACACTGTAACGATCAAAGAAGTTCCGGAAGCAGGTGCACGTACAGCTATGCTTCAGACAGGTGAGGCTGATTTCATCTATCCTACACCATCTGACCAGATCGAAGCGATCAAAGGAACTGACGATGTAAATATCCTTACAACAGATTCCAACATCATGAGATATGTAACTCTGAACATGGATCTGGAGCAGCTTTCTGACGTAAAAGTACGTCAGGCTATGAACTATGCGATCGATAAAGATGCATACATCCAGTTAATGTATTCCGGATACGGAAAACCTGCTACATCTGTAGTTCCATCTATCATCGGCGGATACGAAGAGCAGGAAGCTTATACCTATGATGTAGATAAAGCAAAAGAACTTATGAAAGAAGCCGGATATGAAGACGGATTCAAACTTACTCTGTGGGGCGATAACACAACACAGGAAATCAAAGGTATGACATTTATCCAGCAGCAGCTTGCTCAGATTGGTATCGAAGTTGACGTTCAGCCGATGGAGCCTGCAACTGTAAGCGATAAGATTTATGTTGACAAAGAAGAAGCTGAGATCAACATGTGGTATGTAAACTGGTCTGCATCTGACTTTACAATGGATGGTTCTTTACGTTCCCTGCTTTACAGCACAATGTGCCCTCCAACAAGTGCAAACACAGCATACTTCAACGATGCTGACTTTGATAAAGATATGGATGAAGGTCTTGCAACAGCTAACGAAGAAGAACAGGCTAAATACTATGGCGATGCTCAGAAGATCGCATGGGAAGCTTGCCCATGGCTGTTCCTTGGCAATGACCAGATCATCTACTCTACAAAATCTTATCTGTCTGGCGTATATGTATCTCCGGACGGAGCATTCAACTTCGAAAATGCAACTTTAGCACAGTAA